From Porphyromonadaceae bacterium W3.11, one genomic window encodes:
- the traN gene encoding conjugative transposon protein TraN — translation MKKVMLMGVLALGMSLGAMAQDNGQSYMPSTGDLYQGMSRAIPAGRVVVPYGLEVTFEKTVHLIFPAPIRYVDLGSNALVAGKADEGGGAENVLRVKAAVRDFERESNLSVICDDGSFYSFNVKYADEPEMLSIEMKDFLSPTAGRLPSNRADIYFRELGNESPVLVKLIMQTIYQNDKRELKHIGSRQFGLRFQLRGLYAHNGLLYFHTRIDNESNMPFSVDFVSFKVVDKKVAKQTAIQERVLQPLRAYHQIMQVRPNGKERTVFALEQFALTEDKQLEVTLYERNGGRTLTFYMQNEDLLRARRIDNLKLKW, via the coding sequence ATGAAGAAAGTAATGTTAATGGGGGTATTGGCTCTTGGTATGAGCTTGGGTGCTATGGCACAAGATAATGGACAGAGCTATATGCCCTCCACGGGAGACCTTTATCAAGGGATGAGCCGTGCTATCCCTGCTGGGCGCGTGGTGGTGCCGTATGGCTTGGAGGTGACCTTTGAGAAGACGGTGCACTTGATATTTCCTGCACCTATCCGTTATGTGGATTTGGGCAGTAACGCCTTGGTAGCTGGGAAAGCAGATGAGGGGGGAGGAGCTGAGAATGTATTGAGGGTGAAAGCAGCTGTGAGGGATTTTGAAAGAGAAAGTAATCTCTCGGTAATCTGCGATGATGGCTCTTTCTATAGTTTCAATGTAAAGTATGCCGATGAACCTGAGATGCTCAGTATTGAGATGAAGGATTTCCTTAGTCCAACAGCGGGTCGCTTGCCCTCCAATAGAGCAGACATCTACTTTAGAGAGCTGGGCAATGAGAGTCCAGTGCTGGTGAAATTGATCATGCAGACGATTTACCAGAATGACAAGCGGGAGTTGAAGCATATTGGATCAAGGCAGTTTGGCTTACGTTTTCAGTTGCGTGGCTTGTATGCTCATAATGGCTTGCTCTACTTCCACACGCGCATTGACAATGAGAGTAATATGCCTTTCTCGGTGGACTTCGTCTCTTTTAAGGTGGTGGACAAAAAGGTGGCAAAGCAGACGGCTATTCAGGAGCGAGTACTCCAACCACTCCGTGCTTATCATCAAATCATGCAAGTGCGTCCCAATGGCAAGGAACGAACGGTCTTTGCTCTGGAGCAATTTGCCCTCACGGAGGATAAGCAACTGGAGGTAACCCTCTACGAGCGTAATGGTGGGCGGACGCTCACGTTTTATATGCAGAATGAGGATCTGCTAAGAGCAAGGCGCATTGATAACCTAAAGCTGAAGTGGTGA
- a CDS encoding DUF3872 domain-containing protein, with product MNKITRMIWVMGVLMLAGFCLCSCDRSLDVQTVFPFEVEAMPVRKNIALGETAEIRCLLKSEGNFSGTRYTIRYFQPEGEGELSLDGVVFNPNDRYPLESKSFKLYYTSRFTDRQLIDIYIEDNYGQLQHLSFDFNSNKED from the coding sequence ATGAATAAGATAACAAGAATGATATGGGTGATGGGGGTACTCATGCTGGCTGGGTTTTGCCTTTGCAGTTGTGACCGCTCTTTGGATGTACAAACGGTTTTCCCCTTTGAGGTGGAGGCGATGCCAGTACGCAAGAATATTGCATTAGGAGAGACAGCTGAGATCCGTTGCCTCCTCAAGTCGGAGGGTAACTTTTCAGGCACTCGCTATACGATACGCTATTTCCAGCCTGAAGGTGAGGGAGAGCTGAGCCTTGACGGTGTCGTCTTTAATCCGAATGACCGCTACCCGCTGGAGAGCAAATCATTTAAGCTTTACTACACCTCACGCTTCACTGACCGACAACTTATCGACATCTACATTGAGGACAACTACGGTCAGCTCCAGCACCTTTCCTTTGACTTCAATAGCAACAAGGAGGATTAG
- the traK gene encoding conjugative transposon protein TraK — translation MEFKSLTNIESSFKQIRLYTILFVVFCLGVCGYVVYSSYSFAREQREKVYVLDNGKSLILALSQDAATNRPVEAREHVRRFHELFFTVAPDKEAIEENMSRAFMLCDKSAFNYYKDLAEKGYYNRIISGNINQRVVLDSIQCNFEVYPYEVVTFGRQYIVRQSNITERSLVTSCTLQNSVRSDNNPQGFLMEQFVVRENRDIQTIKR, via the coding sequence ATGGAATTTAAGTCATTAACTAATATAGAGAGTTCGTTCAAACAGATACGGCTCTATACGATACTCTTTGTGGTTTTTTGTCTTGGAGTGTGTGGGTATGTCGTTTATAGCTCGTACTCCTTTGCGCGTGAACAGCGTGAGAAGGTCTATGTACTGGACAATGGGAAGTCACTCATCTTGGCACTGAGTCAGGACGCTGCTACTAATAGACCAGTAGAGGCTAGGGAGCATGTGAGACGCTTTCACGAACTCTTTTTTACGGTTGCTCCGGACAAGGAGGCCATCGAGGAGAATATGTCACGAGCCTTTATGCTGTGCGATAAATCAGCATTTAACTACTACAAAGACCTCGCAGAGAAGGGATACTACAATCGGATTATCTCGGGAAACATCAATCAACGTGTGGTGCTGGATTCTATCCAGTGCAACTTTGAGGTTTATCCCTATGAGGTAGTAACCTTTGGTCGACAGTACATCGTACGGCAGAGCAACATCACGGAGCGTAGCTTGGTAACGAGCTGTACGCTCCAAAATTCAGTCCGTTCAGATAATAATCCTCAGGGCTTTCTGATGGAACAGTTTGTGGTGCGTGAGAATAGAGACATTCAGACGATAAAACGATGA
- the traJ gene encoding conjugative transposon protein TraJ has product MDFTSLHELLRATYDEMMPLCSHMTGIAKGISGLGALFYIAIRVWASLARAEPIDLFPLLRPFALGFCIMFFPSLVLGTMNTILSPVVKGTEQLVAVQEGEVTTLRAKRDKLKEEALLRDPETAYLVSNELFDAKIEEMGIIGPSDAVTIAGMYAERAAYRSKQWIMKAIQDILEFLFHAVSLIIDTLRTFILIVLSILGPIVFGISVWDGLGGSLSAWFSRYISVYLWLPVSSILTALLTKIQVLMLQKDIAQLADPTFIPEVGSWYYMAFFLIGIIGYTAVPTVAGWIIEAGGGIGAYGRNVNQAGKVGAQKAYTGGKQAAGAGGAAIGNMSGRIKAKLTKR; this is encoded by the coding sequence ATGGACTTCACAAGTTTACACGAGCTACTCCGTGCTACCTATGACGAGATGATGCCACTCTGTAGCCATATGACGGGTATTGCCAAGGGCATTTCGGGGTTGGGGGCTCTCTTTTATATAGCTATCAGGGTGTGGGCTTCATTAGCGAGGGCAGAGCCCATAGACCTCTTCCCTTTGCTTCGCCCCTTTGCCTTAGGCTTCTGCATAATGTTCTTCCCATCCTTGGTGTTGGGAACAATGAATACTATACTTTCGCCAGTGGTTAAGGGGACAGAGCAATTGGTAGCTGTTCAGGAGGGGGAAGTGACGACCCTAAGGGCGAAGAGAGATAAACTGAAGGAGGAGGCTTTACTTAGAGACCCAGAGACCGCATACTTGGTCTCCAATGAACTCTTCGATGCAAAGATTGAAGAAATGGGTATTATCGGACCGTCAGATGCAGTGACCATTGCTGGGATGTATGCGGAGCGTGCTGCGTATCGATCAAAGCAGTGGATTATGAAGGCCATCCAAGATATATTGGAGTTCCTTTTCCATGCTGTCAGCCTTATCATTGATACCCTTCGCACTTTTATACTGATTGTCCTGTCGATACTAGGACCTATCGTCTTCGGTATTTCGGTTTGGGATGGTTTAGGTGGCTCACTCTCTGCTTGGTTTAGCCGCTATATATCGGTGTACTTATGGTTGCCTGTGAGCAGTATTCTTACAGCCCTCTTGACCAAGATACAAGTCTTGATGCTCCAAAAGGATATTGCTCAGTTGGCTGACCCAACATTTATCCCAGAAGTGGGGAGCTGGTACTATATGGCATTTTTCCTCATCGGTATCATCGGCTATACGGCTGTGCCTACGGTAGCAGGATGGATCATTGAGGCAGGTGGCGGTATCGGTGCTTATGGCCGTAATGTCAACCAAGCAGGAAAGGTTGGGGCTCAAAAGGCTTATACAGGTGGTAAGCAGGCGGCAGGGGCTGGTGGTGCTGCGATAGGTAATATGTCTGGAAGAATCAAAGCCAAACTCACGAAGAGGTAA
- a CDS encoding conjugal transfer protein TraO has protein sequence MKRAMIWLALTLAVVLPSQAQRLIPNQKGLELFGGVPIVRGEKLFRAENCTAGVSLVRYFKTANYAFLTLECEGQTYDYRSSDVPVLDGLLQVGYMHPILSDGGKNIFLYLGVAGLGGYEEVNNGKEDLPDGALLLNRSCWVYGGALHASVELFLTDSLLIVMKGQGRMIFGSDLNVFRPNVTVGLRVNL, from the coding sequence ATGAAGAGGGCAATGATATGGCTGGCTCTGACGCTTGCGGTGGTATTGCCGTCACAAGCTCAGAGGCTTATCCCCAATCAAAAGGGACTGGAACTCTTTGGCGGGGTGCCTATAGTCCGAGGCGAGAAGCTTTTTCGAGCTGAGAACTGTACGGCTGGAGTGTCGCTGGTGCGGTACTTCAAAACCGCCAACTATGCCTTTCTCACGCTTGAGTGTGAAGGGCAAACTTACGACTATCGCTCATCTGACGTGCCCGTGCTTGATGGACTACTGCAAGTGGGGTATATGCACCCGATACTTTCGGACGGTGGAAAGAATATCTTCCTTTACCTAGGGGTAGCTGGTTTGGGTGGCTATGAGGAGGTGAATAATGGGAAAGAAGACCTGCCCGATGGAGCTCTCCTGCTGAATCGCTCCTGCTGGGTGTATGGTGGGGCTTTGCACGCTTCGGTGGAGCTGTTTCTGACGGATAGCTTGTTAATCGTGATGAAGGGGCAAGGACGGATGATCTTTGGCTCGGACTTGAATGTTTTTAGACCTAATGTAACTGTTGGATTAAGAGTGAACTTATGA
- the traM gene encoding conjugative transposon protein TraM — protein sequence MDKNKGLSTKQKEQVKKWLIFSGLGLIFAFSMWFIFKSSERELAMEQSGLNDMVPQASVDQLEENKLKAYELSSYEESVEEQRKELGRLSDYFVQEDTSPYPLKGQREDSASTSEAWGGDIAGSVQQYERNNQLLASFNEAENYYEEEIDCLRGEIESLREELNSREQDIASEEERQLALMEKSYQMAAKYMPSAGTADKTLAYGRPPVDGQSVNNEPLTTNAPATDLPQMEVLAERKPVVSMLEQPMTDSAFIADYGVSERNLGFLSIATVANKVVPRNTLKVVVDKTTTLQEGSFVVLRLSEDAHFQGIRLSRNAPLVAQAKIEGNRMRLHVRSVETGGRIFSVSLSAFDLDGQEGIAIPGIDEVQALKETAATAGGSMGTSFTFASSAKDQIISELARGAMQGASQLLQKKLREIKVRLKGGHQLYLVQSK from the coding sequence ATGGATAAGAATAAAGGACTTTCAACGAAGCAAAAAGAGCAAGTCAAAAAGTGGCTCATTTTCTCGGGGTTGGGGCTCATCTTTGCTTTCTCAATGTGGTTTATTTTTAAGTCGTCGGAGAGAGAGCTGGCTATGGAGCAGTCAGGGCTGAATGATATGGTTCCGCAAGCTTCAGTAGATCAACTTGAAGAGAATAAGCTAAAAGCCTATGAACTGTCAAGTTATGAGGAGAGTGTAGAAGAGCAACGCAAGGAGCTTGGTCGGCTCTCAGATTACTTTGTTCAGGAGGATACATCTCCATACCCTCTAAAGGGTCAAAGGGAAGACTCAGCTTCCACTTCAGAGGCTTGGGGTGGTGATATAGCGGGGTCGGTTCAGCAGTATGAAAGAAATAACCAGTTGCTGGCTTCCTTTAATGAGGCGGAGAACTACTACGAAGAAGAAATTGATTGTCTCCGAGGGGAAATAGAGAGTCTTCGTGAGGAACTGAACAGTCGTGAGCAGGACATCGCAAGCGAGGAGGAGCGACAGTTGGCTCTGATGGAAAAGAGCTACCAAATGGCTGCGAAGTATATGCCGTCAGCTGGGACTGCTGATAAGACTCTTGCCTATGGGCGTCCTCCGGTTGATGGGCAGTCGGTGAATAATGAACCTTTGACAACAAATGCACCTGCAACTGATCTTCCTCAGATGGAGGTGTTGGCAGAGCGAAAGCCAGTGGTCTCTATGCTGGAACAGCCGATGACGGACTCTGCATTTATCGCTGACTACGGAGTAAGTGAGCGAAATCTAGGATTCCTCTCTATTGCTACCGTAGCCAATAAGGTAGTACCAAGAAACACCCTAAAGGTGGTGGTCGATAAGACTACTACCTTACAGGAGGGGAGCTTCGTGGTGCTTAGACTCTCGGAGGATGCACACTTCCAAGGTATTCGGCTTTCTCGCAATGCTCCGCTAGTGGCTCAAGCGAAAATAGAGGGGAATAGGATGAGGCTTCATGTGCGGTCGGTGGAGACGGGTGGACGTATCTTCTCAGTCTCACTCTCAGCTTTTGACCTTGATGGTCAGGAGGGTATCGCCATTCCTGGCATTGATGAGGTGCAAGCACTCAAGGAGACCGCTGCAACGGCTGGTGGCTCCATGGGTACTTCCTTCACATTTGCTTCCTCTGCCAAAGACCAGATCATATCAGAGCTGGCAAGAGGGGCAATGCAGGGGGCGAGTCAGCTACTACAAAAGAAGCTTCGTGAGATTAAGGTGCGACTAAAGGGTGGGCATCAGCTCTACTTAGTTCAATCGAAATAA